A genomic window from Pelagicoccus albus includes:
- a CDS encoding GxxExxY protein — protein MTPQIQLLTDTIRQTSYDLHTYLRNGLLEKVYENGLANRLRKQGLNVKQQHPISVRDEDGTVLGEYFADLYVEGQIIVELKTAKNLADEHIAQVLAYLRATGLQHGVLVNFGSPKLQIKKLIL, from the coding sequence ATGACCCCTCAAATCCAACTCCTCACCGATACCATCCGCCAAACATCCTACGACCTGCATACCTACCTAAGAAACGGACTACTTGAGAAGGTATACGAGAATGGACTTGCGAATCGACTTAGAAAGCAAGGCCTCAACGTTAAGCAACAACACCCGATTTCCGTCCGCGACGAGGATGGAACAGTTCTCGGAGAATACTTCGCGGACCTATACGTCGAAGGACAAATCATCGTCGAACTGAAAACAGCAAAAAACCTAGCAGACGAACACATCGCACAAGTACTCGCCTACCTCAGAGCAACCGGGCTTCAACACGGAGTCCTCGTAAACTTCGGTTCTCCCAAGCTCCAAATAAAGAAACTAATTCTTTAA
- a CDS encoding ABC transporter permease subunit, which yields MPTHTLSPFGKILLYLLLILFAIQFAAPFAWMISTAFKPLEETMALPPVWIPSEWKWENFTDAIASMGNFWRYAGNTIYVALLSVIGSVLSSSLAAYGFSRIDWPGRDKVFYLCIATMMIPFPVIMVPTYSLFRELEWIGTFKTLYVPFFLGNAFNIFLLRQFFLGIPKSITEAARIDGCSEFRIFWQIILPLSKSALLVIALFTFMHSWNDFFAPFIFINDQDNYTLALGLQAFQSRQGGTEWHYLMAASTLIILPLIVLFFFTQKTFIQGITATGSKG from the coding sequence GTGCCCACCCACACTCTCAGTCCATTCGGCAAGATACTGCTTTACCTCTTGCTCATTCTCTTCGCCATCCAGTTCGCCGCCCCATTCGCCTGGATGATCTCCACCGCCTTCAAACCGCTCGAAGAGACCATGGCCCTACCGCCGGTCTGGATCCCCTCGGAGTGGAAATGGGAAAACTTCACCGATGCCATCGCGTCGATGGGCAATTTCTGGCGTTACGCAGGCAATACCATTTACGTCGCTCTCCTCTCCGTAATCGGATCCGTCCTCTCCAGCTCGCTGGCAGCCTACGGCTTCTCCCGCATCGATTGGCCCGGCCGCGACAAAGTATTCTACCTCTGTATCGCCACCATGATGATCCCCTTTCCCGTCATTATGGTCCCCACCTACTCCCTATTTCGCGAGCTGGAATGGATCGGCACTTTCAAGACCCTCTACGTCCCCTTTTTCCTCGGCAATGCCTTCAATATCTTCCTGCTTCGCCAATTCTTCCTCGGCATTCCCAAGTCGATTACGGAAGCGGCCCGCATCGATGGCTGCAGCGAGTTTCGTATCTTCTGGCAGATCATTCTCCCGCTCAGCAAATCCGCCCTCCTCGTGATTGCCCTCTTCACCTTCATGCACAGCTGGAACGACTTTTTCGCTCCCTTCATCTTCATTAACGATCAGGACAACTATACCCTAGCCTTGGGCTTGCAGGCTTTCCAGTCCCGCCAGGGCGGCACCGAATGGCACTACCTGATGGCGGCCAGCACCTTGATTATCCTACCGCTGATCGTGCTCTTCTTCTTCACCCAGAAGACCTTTATCCAAGGCATCACGGCGACCGGATCCAAAGGATAA
- a CDS encoding TRAP transporter large permease subunit gives MAKPLGCMGCVSEELEFKESKPKRSHWWESPATSFFKLIENGSIALALGAMMLLPLAEIVLRQFETGISGNSGIQQHLVLFVAMMGGVIASREGRLLSLSTFTAYLKPGYALAAKVISSSVATFVAAALCAGSYGYVFGEFSDLETELFPGVPLWVAKLVLPAGFFALALRLAWMAGDRWWHRVIPVVVTAALFYFGFYEFDEVEGFVWPLLSLVLVATVLGAPIFVTLAGAALVLFWGWGGYYPEEVGPILALNLYDLVKSPMLVTLPLFTLAGYLLAQGNSSKRLIRLINAMFGRVRGGPAIVTVLVCTFFTVFTGASGVTILALGGLLMPVLKSAGYDDRRSIGLLTGAGSLGVLFPPCLPLILYSVVASAARVSISLEEIFLGGLLPGTLLLVLTIGYGVLRQPTRVAPPGERPFSFSAWIKELFSAAWGAMGEMLLPVVALVTLFSGYATPVEAAAVSAFYAMVLYLIDAKKIRKVSVFGELPGVMAECGLLVGGVLLILGVAMGFTNYLVTEMIPDRLVEWATANIESPLVFLLLLNLFLIVVGCLMDIFSAIIVIVPLIVPLGAAFGIDPVHLGIIFLANLQLGYITPPIGMNLFLASYRFEKPMSMVIRAALPMLVVFVVGVLAITYWPTLTTWLPDTLLSR, from the coding sequence TTGGCAAAACCTCTCGGTTGCATGGGGTGTGTGTCGGAAGAACTCGAATTCAAGGAAAGCAAACCTAAGCGGAGCCACTGGTGGGAAAGCCCTGCCACCTCGTTTTTCAAGCTGATTGAAAACGGGTCCATCGCCTTGGCTCTCGGAGCTATGATGCTTCTCCCCTTGGCGGAAATTGTTCTCCGGCAGTTCGAAACAGGCATCTCAGGCAACTCTGGAATCCAGCAACACTTGGTCCTTTTCGTGGCCATGATGGGTGGAGTGATCGCTTCGCGTGAGGGCCGGCTGCTCTCGCTATCCACCTTCACGGCCTACCTGAAGCCTGGCTATGCGCTTGCGGCTAAAGTAATCAGCAGCTCGGTCGCCACCTTTGTGGCTGCGGCGCTGTGCGCGGGTAGCTATGGCTATGTCTTTGGAGAATTCAGCGATCTGGAAACGGAGCTATTCCCCGGAGTCCCCCTCTGGGTGGCCAAGCTCGTATTGCCCGCTGGCTTTTTTGCCTTGGCTCTGCGTCTGGCTTGGATGGCAGGAGATCGCTGGTGGCACCGGGTTATCCCAGTCGTCGTTACGGCTGCTTTGTTCTACTTCGGGTTTTACGAGTTCGACGAAGTGGAAGGCTTCGTTTGGCCGCTGCTCTCTTTGGTCTTGGTCGCAACGGTGCTTGGCGCTCCGATTTTCGTGACTTTGGCGGGAGCGGCTTTGGTTCTCTTTTGGGGCTGGGGTGGCTACTACCCGGAAGAGGTTGGGCCGATCCTGGCGTTGAATCTCTACGATTTGGTGAAGAGCCCGATGTTGGTCACTTTGCCGCTTTTCACCTTGGCCGGTTATCTCTTGGCCCAAGGCAATTCCTCCAAGCGCTTGATCCGGCTTATCAATGCCATGTTTGGCAGAGTGCGTGGCGGACCGGCGATCGTAACGGTTCTGGTCTGCACCTTTTTCACCGTTTTCACGGGCGCGAGCGGCGTAACGATCTTGGCTCTTGGCGGTCTGTTAATGCCGGTTCTCAAATCCGCAGGTTACGACGATCGTCGCAGCATTGGCCTGCTAACGGGAGCCGGTTCGCTGGGCGTGCTTTTTCCGCCCTGTTTGCCTTTGATCCTCTACAGCGTGGTTGCCTCGGCGGCTCGCGTGAGCATTTCGCTGGAGGAGATTTTCCTTGGCGGTTTGTTGCCCGGAACCTTGCTGCTCGTTTTGACGATCGGTTACGGAGTATTGCGTCAGCCAACGCGTGTCGCTCCGCCGGGCGAGCGTCCCTTCTCTTTTTCCGCCTGGATCAAGGAGCTCTTTTCCGCGGCTTGGGGAGCGATGGGGGAAATGCTACTTCCCGTGGTCGCCTTGGTAACGCTGTTTAGCGGTTACGCGACTCCAGTTGAGGCAGCCGCGGTTTCGGCATTTTACGCCATGGTTTTGTACCTGATCGATGCGAAGAAGATTCGCAAAGTTTCGGTCTTTGGCGAATTGCCCGGAGTGATGGCCGAGTGCGGTCTACTGGTGGGTGGAGTTTTGCTCATTCTCGGCGTGGCGATGGGGTTCACCAACTATCTGGTTACCGAAATGATTCCGGATCGGCTGGTCGAGTGGGCTACGGCGAATATCGAGTCTCCGCTGGTCTTCTTGTTGTTGCTCAATCTCTTCCTGATCGTGGTGGGCTGCCTGATGGATATTTTCTCCGCCATCATTGTGATCGTTCCGCTGATCGTACCCTTAGGAGCGGCGTTTGGGATCGATCCGGTTCACCTCGGGATCATCTTCCTCGCCAATCTGCAACTCGGCTACATCACGCCCCCGATCGGTATGAATCTCTTCCTAGCCAGCTATCGCTTCGAGAAGCCGATGAGCATGGTGATCCGAGCGGCTCTTCCGATGTTGGTCGTGTTCGTAGTGGGCGTCTTGGCGATAACCTATTGGCCAACGTTGACCACTTGGCTGCCTGATACTCTCCTGAGCAGGTAA
- a CDS encoding ABC transporter ATP-binding protein: MAVAFRFVVRMLRVQGLKFLDWEEIELEMAAGEIVAIQGQSGSGKSLLLRAVADLIPREGEAFLEGVACSEFSPTDWRRSVCFLSAEALWWVDRVGDHFDKTVPEERLQRLGLASDCLDWEVSRLSMGERQRLGLLRMLDREPRVLLLDEPTSNLDSETSVAVEALLLEYLEENQAAAIWVTHDDSQARRLGSKVYRMAGKKLEVVT, encoded by the coding sequence TTGGCGGTAGCATTCCGCTTCGTTGTGCGGATGCTTCGCGTACAGGGCTTGAAGTTTTTGGATTGGGAGGAGATCGAGCTAGAAATGGCTGCGGGAGAGATCGTTGCGATCCAAGGGCAGTCCGGTTCCGGCAAATCGCTTCTTTTGCGAGCGGTGGCGGATTTGATTCCACGAGAAGGGGAGGCTTTTCTCGAGGGTGTAGCATGCAGCGAGTTTTCGCCTACTGACTGGAGGCGCTCGGTTTGTTTCCTGTCCGCTGAAGCTCTTTGGTGGGTGGATCGAGTTGGAGATCATTTCGATAAAACTGTACCCGAGGAACGACTACAGCGCTTGGGACTCGCTTCCGATTGCTTGGATTGGGAGGTGTCTCGCTTGTCGATGGGAGAACGGCAACGTCTCGGTTTGCTGCGTATGTTGGATCGGGAGCCGCGAGTTCTCTTGCTCGATGAACCGACTTCCAACCTCGATTCCGAAACAAGCGTCGCGGTGGAGGCCCTGCTGCTTGAGTACCTGGAGGAAAACCAAGCTGCCGCAATTTGGGTCACGCATGATGACTCTCAAGCTCGTAGATTGGGAAGTAAAGTTTATCGCATGGCAGGCAAGAAACTGGAGGTGGTCACGTAA
- a CDS encoding CPBP family glutamic-type intramembrane protease, giving the protein MNPETSPNPPSDLASDSPAESLETPPEAKPLPRASHAFWWMLVISLLYGVASSLYGFGYAIYATFKGVEESELSQQLLQHLSTLDGISGMYVLQFVAVIPVLLILSHFKTQSWKETLALKKTPLKVILLWIGYWAAYQVVATIVSEFITLPENPFDETMLGPKSLLTILVVIGLAPIMEELIFRGYLFKAWRPTWLGSHGVVILTSFLFACIHIGQYHWIVLLQLMLLAMIIGYAREKTGSLIPCIAIHATNNLYALVAISLFPEG; this is encoded by the coding sequence GTGAATCCAGAAACCTCTCCAAACCCTCCTTCAGACTTAGCATCGGACTCCCCAGCCGAATCACTTGAAACGCCCCCAGAAGCAAAGCCACTTCCCAGAGCCAGCCACGCCTTCTGGTGGATGCTAGTGATCAGCCTCCTCTACGGGGTGGCCTCCTCCTTATACGGATTCGGCTACGCGATTTATGCCACATTCAAGGGCGTCGAAGAGTCCGAGCTCAGTCAGCAGCTACTGCAGCATCTCTCTACTTTGGATGGGATTTCAGGCATGTACGTTCTCCAATTTGTGGCAGTCATCCCAGTGCTCCTAATCCTTTCGCATTTCAAAACGCAAAGCTGGAAAGAGACGCTCGCCCTCAAAAAGACACCCCTGAAAGTCATCCTACTCTGGATCGGATATTGGGCCGCCTACCAAGTGGTGGCCACCATCGTGAGCGAGTTCATCACACTCCCGGAAAATCCATTCGACGAAACCATGCTGGGCCCCAAGAGCCTTCTAACCATACTCGTGGTCATAGGATTAGCCCCAATCATGGAGGAGCTGATCTTTCGCGGCTACCTCTTCAAGGCATGGAGACCGACGTGGCTCGGGTCACACGGAGTCGTGATTCTGACCAGCTTCCTTTTCGCCTGTATTCACATTGGCCAATACCATTGGATCGTTTTGCTGCAGCTCATGCTATTGGCCATGATAATCGGCTACGCTCGGGAGAAGACCGGCTCGCTGATTCCCTGCATCGCCATCCACGCCACCAACAACCTCTACGCTCTCGTAGCTATTTCGCTCTTCCCAGAGGGCTGA
- a CDS encoding extracellular solute-binding protein — protein sequence MPFSVPQLRASGARKLLALGLVAASTLLLSACSRIQKDRTEDGRTIVTLWTSWAGTERAGIDAVVEDFNASQKEIFVRALNITDPQTKIMLATAGGNPPDIAIMNNQFIAAYAENNALTPLDGLCEAAGIRADQYVPTFWETATYRGRIWALPLTCSVTTLHYNKQIFRELGLEGPPETMEELERINDLVTEKREDGSLERIGHLPLEPGWWRPEWSNWFGLGSYDGESQMLFQAEGWRKAAEWLASYHQRFGKDELIKLRSGFGRFSSPQNPFFDGKVAMILQGIWMNRFIETFADEDFEYGCAPFPASAEADIPYFAIADADLAVIPKGADHLEEAFAFIKFLSSRPELEKLALAHGKMTSLKEVSPEFYDKHDHPYLQVFLDVANSGYAKARPQLPHYQNYFTDTNETVNSLLYGLVSPDEGLTQIQDRQQKALDKKQLRWSRVNESYQALWQEEIDETK from the coding sequence GTGCCTTTTTCTGTCCCCCAACTCCGTGCGTCCGGAGCTCGGAAGCTCCTAGCCCTTGGCCTGGTCGCCGCGTCCACCCTTTTGCTTAGCGCTTGCTCACGTATCCAAAAGGACCGCACCGAAGACGGTCGTACCATCGTCACCCTTTGGACCAGCTGGGCCGGCACGGAGCGGGCAGGGATCGACGCGGTCGTGGAGGATTTTAACGCCTCGCAAAAGGAGATTTTCGTCCGCGCCCTCAACATCACAGACCCGCAAACTAAGATCATGCTGGCCACTGCCGGAGGGAATCCACCAGACATCGCCATCATGAACAACCAGTTCATCGCGGCCTACGCGGAAAACAACGCACTCACCCCGCTCGACGGCTTGTGCGAAGCGGCTGGCATTAGAGCCGATCAATACGTGCCGACCTTCTGGGAAACAGCAACCTATCGGGGTCGTATCTGGGCGCTGCCTCTGACCTGCTCCGTAACAACTCTACACTACAACAAGCAGATCTTTCGTGAGCTCGGACTAGAGGGCCCTCCTGAAACTATGGAGGAGCTGGAGCGTATCAACGATCTCGTTACGGAGAAACGGGAAGACGGCTCCTTGGAGCGTATCGGACATTTGCCGCTTGAGCCGGGCTGGTGGCGGCCGGAGTGGTCCAACTGGTTCGGACTGGGCTCCTACGACGGCGAAAGCCAAATGCTCTTCCAAGCGGAAGGTTGGCGAAAAGCGGCAGAATGGCTGGCTTCCTACCACCAACGCTTTGGCAAGGACGAGCTCATCAAGCTTCGCTCCGGCTTCGGTCGTTTCTCTTCGCCCCAAAACCCTTTCTTCGACGGAAAGGTCGCCATGATCCTGCAAGGGATCTGGATGAATCGCTTCATCGAAACCTTTGCCGACGAAGATTTTGAATACGGCTGCGCCCCTTTTCCCGCCTCAGCCGAGGCGGACATTCCCTACTTCGCCATCGCCGACGCGGACCTCGCCGTTATCCCCAAAGGAGCCGACCACTTGGAAGAGGCCTTCGCCTTCATCAAATTCCTATCCAGCCGTCCAGAGCTGGAGAAGCTCGCACTCGCCCATGGAAAGATGACCTCTCTCAAAGAAGTGTCTCCAGAATTCTACGACAAACACGACCACCCCTACCTGCAGGTCTTCCTGGACGTTGCCAACTCAGGCTACGCCAAAGCCCGCCCCCAACTTCCGCACTACCAAAACTATTTCACCGACACCAATGAGACCGTTAACTCCCTGCTTTACGGACTCGTCTCGCCAGATGAGGGTCTCACCCAAATCCAAGACCGTCAGCAAAAGGCCCTCGACAAAAAGCAGCTCCGCTGGAGCCGCGTAAACGAAAGCTACCAAGCACTCTGGCAAGAGGAGATCGACGAAACCAAATGA
- a CDS encoding carbohydrate ABC transporter permease yields the protein MTRTEKRNLAKGLLFISPWILGFLAFALYPLIATIYFSFTDYSVLAPPVPIGTENYAELAADGNFMKAVFNTIFFAAISVPLNTALACFLAILLNFNVLGKSFFRTAFFLPSLVPMVCLGVIWRWLLNGEVGLVNQAIGPFADFANMILGTSFDTPAWLEDPSFTKLGLVVASVWGLGHAMVIFLAGLQEAPVELYEAAELDGAGFWSKLRHVTIPMVSPYILFNLIMGFIAAFQVFAVPFVMMDGVNEPPGGPGGSMLFAATYIYLKAFQDWEMGYACAMALIFFVLVVTLTITLMKISERRVHYAGK from the coding sequence ATGACTCGTACCGAAAAACGCAACTTGGCCAAAGGGCTTCTCTTCATAAGTCCTTGGATACTGGGCTTTCTGGCTTTCGCGCTCTACCCCTTGATCGCTACGATCTACTTTTCGTTCACGGACTACTCTGTTCTCGCTCCACCAGTACCGATCGGGACTGAAAACTACGCGGAACTCGCGGCTGACGGAAATTTCATGAAGGCGGTCTTCAACACGATCTTCTTCGCCGCCATCTCGGTTCCACTCAACACTGCTCTGGCCTGTTTCCTCGCCATTCTTCTCAACTTCAACGTGCTCGGAAAAAGCTTTTTCCGCACCGCCTTTTTCCTCCCTTCGCTCGTACCGATGGTCTGCCTCGGCGTGATTTGGCGCTGGCTGCTCAATGGTGAGGTTGGTCTCGTGAATCAAGCCATCGGCCCCTTCGCGGACTTCGCCAATATGATCCTCGGCACCTCTTTTGATACTCCCGCTTGGCTGGAGGATCCTTCCTTCACCAAGCTCGGCCTCGTAGTCGCCAGCGTCTGGGGTCTCGGGCACGCCATGGTGATTTTCCTCGCTGGCCTGCAAGAGGCTCCCGTCGAGCTTTACGAAGCAGCCGAACTCGATGGAGCGGGCTTCTGGTCCAAGCTCCGTCACGTAACCATCCCCATGGTCTCTCCTTACATCCTCTTCAACCTGATCATGGGCTTCATCGCCGCCTTCCAAGTGTTCGCCGTGCCCTTTGTCATGATGGACGGCGTCAACGAACCGCCGGGTGGCCCCGGGGGCTCCATGCTTTTTGCCGCTACCTACATTTACCTGAAAGCCTTCCAAGACTGGGAAATGGGATACGCCTGCGCCATGGCTCTCATCTTCTTCGTTCTCGTGGTCACTCTGACCATCACCCTCATGAAAATCTCCGAACGCCGCGTCCACTACGCCGGCAAGTAA
- a CDS encoding elongation factor G: MSYPPDRIRNFALVGHQSAGKTSLAEAMLACSGVITRMGTTEAGNTVSDYHATEKERQISVHASLLHCDWQGIKYNIIDTPGYLDFISEGLGALRVGDFAMVVVDAVSGPEIGTDQVWEYASQFQLPKLIVVNGIDKDNVDFDRVLAELRSHYGRKVFPMTLPIDPGPGCRRILDVMRSEEVDYATDGSGKFTETPAEGAWKDRVRKLHAELIELVAEADDSLMEEFFDQGDLTEDQLRSGVHAAIQAETFIPVFATSATTDVGVARLMDLISKYGSSPLDRKVVPAIDEEGHRGDIALSDSSPACYIWKTISEPHVGELSFCRLYSGSIHPNMELFNPFHGTTEKIGQIFTLQGHERQPTDEIGPGDIGVMAKLKDTHTGNTLTSLERKVRLPAVSYPKPNIHGTLIAVHKGDEDKLAAGLATLHEEDPTFLFGYNTETHELVVSGQGELHLEVIKSRLARRFNVEVEIVEPRVPFRETIQIPAEAKYRHKKQSGGAGQFAEVWLRIRPTEPGAGVDFGHSLTGNNVDRVFVPSVEKGVHAACEAGIHAGYPVTDVAVDFYDGKMHTVDSKDIAFQTAGKEAFTEAFKQARPILLEPILSIEVKVPEPCLGDVMSDLSSRRGHIHGIEGETKYRTIKAEVPQMEMYRYATTLRSLTGGIGLHSESFARYEPLPANLEPRVLKQPELVY; encoded by the coding sequence ATGAGCTATCCTCCCGATCGAATCCGCAACTTCGCCCTCGTCGGGCACCAGTCCGCTGGCAAAACCTCTCTGGCCGAGGCCATGCTGGCCTGCTCCGGAGTCATAACCCGTATGGGGACCACCGAGGCGGGCAATACGGTGAGCGACTACCACGCCACCGAAAAGGAGCGCCAGATCTCCGTGCACGCCTCCCTACTTCACTGCGACTGGCAAGGCATCAAGTATAACATCATCGATACCCCGGGCTACCTCGACTTTATCTCCGAAGGACTCGGGGCTCTTCGTGTCGGGGATTTCGCCATGGTGGTAGTCGACGCGGTTTCCGGTCCGGAGATCGGGACCGACCAAGTCTGGGAATACGCCAGCCAATTCCAATTGCCCAAGCTCATCGTAGTAAATGGCATCGATAAGGACAACGTCGACTTCGATCGCGTCCTCGCCGAGCTCCGCTCCCACTACGGCCGCAAGGTGTTCCCCATGACCTTGCCCATCGACCCAGGCCCAGGCTGCCGCCGCATCTTGGATGTCATGCGTAGCGAAGAGGTCGACTACGCAACCGATGGTTCGGGCAAATTCACCGAAACGCCGGCCGAAGGCGCCTGGAAGGATCGAGTCCGCAAGCTCCACGCAGAGCTGATCGAGCTGGTGGCCGAAGCGGACGACTCCCTCATGGAAGAATTTTTCGATCAAGGCGACCTCACCGAAGACCAGCTCCGCTCCGGAGTGCACGCCGCCATTCAGGCCGAAACCTTCATCCCGGTCTTCGCCACTTCGGCGACTACCGACGTGGGGGTGGCCCGCCTCATGGATCTGATTTCCAAATACGGCTCCTCCCCCTTGGATCGAAAAGTGGTTCCGGCCATCGACGAGGAGGGTCACCGAGGAGACATCGCCCTTAGCGACAGCTCGCCCGCCTGCTATATCTGGAAAACGATCTCCGAACCGCACGTTGGCGAACTCTCCTTCTGCCGCTTGTACTCCGGCTCCATTCATCCGAATATGGAGCTCTTCAACCCCTTTCACGGCACCACGGAAAAGATCGGCCAAATCTTCACCCTCCAAGGTCACGAGCGTCAGCCCACCGACGAAATCGGTCCGGGCGACATCGGCGTTATGGCCAAGCTAAAGGACACCCACACCGGTAACACATTGACCAGTCTGGAGCGAAAAGTCCGCCTGCCCGCGGTCAGTTATCCGAAGCCAAATATTCACGGCACCTTGATCGCCGTGCACAAGGGCGACGAAGATAAGCTCGCCGCCGGACTGGCCACCCTGCACGAAGAAGACCCAACCTTCCTTTTCGGATACAACACCGAAACCCACGAGCTCGTCGTATCCGGCCAAGGCGAGCTGCATCTCGAAGTGATAAAGTCCCGCCTAGCCCGTCGCTTTAACGTCGAGGTCGAGATCGTAGAGCCACGCGTCCCCTTCCGCGAAACCATCCAAATCCCCGCCGAAGCCAAATACCGCCACAAGAAACAGTCCGGGGGAGCGGGACAATTCGCCGAAGTCTGGCTTCGCATCCGCCCCACCGAACCGGGAGCAGGCGTCGATTTTGGCCATTCACTCACCGGCAACAATGTGGACCGCGTCTTCGTGCCCTCCGTGGAAAAAGGCGTGCACGCTGCTTGCGAGGCGGGCATCCACGCTGGCTATCCTGTCACGGATGTAGCAGTCGACTTTTACGACGGCAAAATGCACACCGTGGACTCGAAGGATATCGCCTTCCAGACTGCAGGCAAAGAAGCCTTCACCGAAGCCTTTAAACAGGCGCGGCCAATCCTGCTGGAGCCGATACTCTCTATCGAAGTCAAAGTTCCCGAGCCCTGCCTTGGCGATGTCATGAGCGATCTGTCTTCCCGACGTGGACACATTCACGGCATCGAGGGCGAAACCAAATACCGCACCATCAAGGCCGAGGTCCCTCAAATGGAAATGTACCGCTACGCCACTACACTGCGCTCGCTGACCGGCGGAATCGGCCTGCACAGCGAATCATTCGCCCGCTACGAACCTCTCCCCGCTAACCTAGAACCCCGTGTTCTAAAACAACCTGAGCTCGTATACTAG
- a CDS encoding RsmE family RNA methyltransferase, whose protein sequence is MNIVLLEPSEVEAGFLSLEDERAKHVLKVLRRQVGDEFDVGLIDGPKGKATVQAVSADGLELSFEWGSEESDLLPIDLIVGLSRPQTMRKILNEATTLGVRSIRFVATERGEPSYAESKLWSSGEWRRHVVAGVAQAFATRMPEVSWGVSLEEALRTTSGAKSKLCLDNYEGVARLGSVAIGGSVAMAIGSERGWTAGERELFRGLGWTLVGMGERVLRTETATVAAVSLVRERLV, encoded by the coding sequence ATGAATATCGTGTTGCTCGAGCCCAGCGAAGTGGAAGCCGGATTTTTGTCCTTAGAGGACGAACGGGCGAAGCATGTGCTCAAGGTCTTGCGGCGACAGGTAGGGGATGAGTTCGATGTGGGTTTGATCGACGGTCCCAAAGGCAAGGCCACGGTGCAGGCGGTTTCTGCTGATGGCTTGGAGTTGAGTTTCGAGTGGGGCTCGGAGGAGTCGGACTTGTTGCCGATCGACTTAATCGTGGGCCTTAGCCGTCCGCAGACCATGCGGAAGATTTTGAACGAAGCGACGACTTTGGGAGTGCGAAGTATTCGCTTCGTGGCGACGGAGCGAGGTGAACCCAGCTATGCCGAATCCAAGCTCTGGAGTTCGGGCGAATGGCGTCGGCATGTGGTGGCCGGTGTGGCTCAAGCGTTCGCGACGCGGATGCCGGAGGTGTCCTGGGGGGTGTCGCTGGAAGAAGCTTTGCGGACGACTTCAGGAGCGAAGTCGAAGCTTTGCTTGGATAATTACGAAGGCGTGGCTCGACTCGGATCGGTGGCGATCGGCGGATCGGTGGCAATGGCGATCGGCAGCGAACGCGGCTGGACTGCGGGTGAGCGGGAGCTATTTCGCGGGCTTGGTTGGACCTTGGTCGGAATGGGCGAGCGGGTTTTACGCACGGAGACCGCCACAGTTGCGGCGGTCTCGTTAGTCAGGGAGCGATTAGTCTGA
- a CDS encoding ABC transporter permease, whose protein sequence is MAAGLAVALALLFRGMKLGISGALLVAGGRMMIQLTLVGYVLRFLFQEGRPWLVALMALVMLTVASREILARQKRRLSGWRSWRLGASTLFVSSFAISVYGLMVVVRPDPWYAPQYVIPILGMIISNTMNAISLGMDRLTDAIYSNRNVIEQRLALGQSSQEAIGGYARDCIRSGMTPVINSMATAGIVSLPGMMTGQILAGASPSEAVEYQIVIWFMIAGGCGFGMSVAIRLLKGQLFDERQRLRLERLR, encoded by the coding sequence TTGGCCGCGGGGCTAGCGGTGGCCTTGGCTCTGTTGTTTCGCGGAATGAAGCTGGGGATTTCCGGGGCTTTGCTAGTCGCGGGAGGTCGGATGATGATCCAGCTAACCCTAGTTGGTTATGTATTGAGATTTCTATTTCAGGAGGGTCGGCCGTGGTTGGTGGCTTTGATGGCCTTGGTGATGCTCACGGTGGCTTCGAGGGAAATTCTCGCTCGCCAAAAGCGCCGTTTGAGCGGTTGGCGAAGTTGGCGTCTGGGAGCTTCGACTCTCTTTGTTTCCTCTTTCGCGATTTCAGTCTACGGACTGATGGTGGTCGTTCGTCCCGACCCTTGGTATGCGCCGCAGTATGTGATCCCGATCTTGGGCATGATCATCAGCAATACGATGAATGCCATCAGTCTGGGCATGGATCGACTTACCGATGCGATTTACTCGAACCGAAACGTGATCGAGCAGCGCTTGGCTTTGGGCCAAAGCTCGCAGGAGGCAATAGGCGGTTATGCTCGGGACTGTATTCGATCCGGTATGACGCCTGTGATTAATTCGATGGCTACGGCGGGGATCGTATCGCTGCCTGGGATGATGACGGGGCAGATCTTGGCGGGAGCGTCGCCCTCGGAAGCGGTTGAGTACCAAATCGTGATTTGGTTCATGATCGCGGGTGGCTGCGGTTTCGGGATGTCGGTGGCAATCCGCTTGCTCAAGGGGCAGCTCTTCGACGAACGGCAACGCCTGCGGTTGGAAAGGTTGCGGTAA